A part of Planctomycetota bacterium genomic DNA contains:
- a CDS encoding transcriptional repressor, producing MADQTKTVLKLDPLPRLPDKQGPDRSVAPACATFRSFLRRRGLKFTRERAAILDTVLRRETLFHADGVAEDLRQAGLSGSRATVYRTLGHLQEAGLIRQITFDGGRHGFFERVADPSGPREPGDYLIDAESGDVVRVDAPELREARDALCRRLGFEPIRHQFHVFARRREDA from the coding sequence ATGGCGGATCAGACGAAGACGGTGCTGAAGCTCGACCCGCTGCCGCGGTTGCCGGACAAGCAGGGGCCGGATCGATCAGTCGCGCCGGCGTGTGCGACGTTCCGCTCGTTCCTACGCCGTCGCGGGCTCAAGTTCACACGCGAGCGGGCGGCGATCCTCGACACCGTGCTGCGACGCGAGACGCTCTTCCACGCTGACGGCGTCGCGGAAGATCTGCGCCAGGCCGGGCTTTCCGGCAGTCGGGCAACGGTCTACCGCACGCTGGGCCACCTTCAGGAAGCCGGGCTGATTCGCCAGATCACCTTCGATGGCGGTCGACACGGCTTCTTCGAGCGCGTGGCCGATCCGTCGGGTCCGCGTGAGCCGGGCGATTATCTGATCGATGCCGAGTCGGGCGACGTGGTTCGCGTCGATGCGCCCGAGCTTCGAGAGGCCCGCGACGCGCTGTGCCGCCGACTCGGGTTCGAGCCGATTCGCCACCAGTTCCACGTCTTTGCCCGGCGTCGCGAAGACGCCTGA